One Falco naumanni isolate bFalNau1 chromosome 15, bFalNau1.pat, whole genome shotgun sequence DNA segment encodes these proteins:
- the DEF8 gene encoding differentially expressed in FDCP 8 homolog isoform X2: protein MAYDERLARFRQAHLNPFNKAPEQQERPDGGGPAPARQTEPCPGDPEGALDLGLAEDHFSRPVGLILAPDVQQLRQAIEECKRAILALPEHSERQKDAVVRLIHLRLKLQELKDPSEDEPNIRVVLEHRFYKEKSKSVKQMCDKCSTIIWGLIQTWYTCTGCYYRCHSKCLPLVSKPCVRAKVSHQAEYQLSICPESGLDSQDYRCAECRAPVSLRGVPSEARQCDYTGLYYCSSCHWNDLAVVPARAIHNWDFEPRKVSRCSMRYLALMVSRPVLKLREINPLLFNYVEELVEIRKLRQDILLMKPYFITCKEAMEARLLLQDLIDIEAGRLSCSLTEIHTLFAKHIKLDCEPHLRLHRLLRRLPPGLLLRQLHHLPQVRPAEPAQAVPLPGPWHRGRALRGGLWPHSCPTAVWGWGGSARQLGPPARGVSSAAWAWTLRWGGAAAGPQPHGRCQVPVNRHSGDHPRLYGLP from the exons ATGGCGTACGACGAGCGGCTGGCCCGCTTTCGCCAGGCCCACCTCAACCCCTTCAACAAGGCCCCCGAGCAGCAGGAGCGGCCCGACGGGGGGGGCCCCGCCCCAG CCCGGCAGACGGAGCCGTGCCCCGGGGACCCCGAGGGTGCCCTGGACCTGGGCCTGGCCGAGGACCACTTCTCCCGGCCCGTg GGCCTGATCCTGGCGCCGGACGTACAGCAGCTGCGGCAGGCCATCGAGGAGTGCAAGCGGGCCATCCTGGCGCTGCCCGAGCACTCTGAGCGCCAGAAGGACGCTGTGGTGCGGCTCATCCACCTCCGCCTcaagctgcaggagctgaag GACCCCAGCGAGGATGAGCCCAACATCCGGGTGGTCCTGGAGCATCGCTTCTACAAGGAGAAGAGCAAGAGTGTGAAGCAGATGTGTGACAAGTGCAGCACCATCATCTGGGGCCTCATCCAGACCTGGTACACCTGCACAG GCTGCTACTACCGGTGCCACAGCAAGTGCCTGCCGCTGGTGAGCAAGCCCTGTGTGCGGGCCAAGGTCAGCCATCAGGCTGAGTACCAGCTCAGCATCTGCCCCGAGAGCGGGCTGGACAGCCAGGACTACCGCTGTGCCGAGTGCCGTGCCCCCGTCTCCCTCC GGGGGGTGCCCAGCGAGGCCCGGCAGTGCGACTACACCGGCCTCTActactgcagcagctgccactggaACGATCTGGCCGTCGTGCCCGCCCGTGCCATCCACAACTGGGACTTCGAGCCACGCAAG GTGTCACGCTGCAGCATGCGGTACCTGGCGCTGATGGTGTCGCGGCCGGTGCTGAAGCTACGGGAGATCAACCCGCTGCTCTTCAACTACgtggaggagctggtggagaTCCGG AAGCTGCGCCAGGACATCCTGCTCATGAAGCCCTACTTCATCACCTGCAAGGAGGCGATGGAGGcgcggctgctgctgcag GACCTGATCGACATCGAGGCCGGGCGCCTGAGCTGCTCCCTGACAGAGATCCACACGCTCTTTGCCAAGCACATCAAGCTGGACTGCGAG CCACACCTCCGTCTGCACCGACTGCTCCGCCGTCTTCCACCG ggacTGCTACTACGACAACTCCACCACCTGCCCCAAGTGCGCCCGGCTGAGCCTGCGCAAGCGGTCCCTCTTCCAGGACCCTGGCACAGAGGCAGAGCCCTGAGGGGGGGCCTCtggccccacagctgccccacggctgtgtggggctggggtggctctGCGAGGCAGCTGGGACCACCTGCCCGTGGGGTCAGCAGCGCTGCGTGGGCCTGGACCCTGCGGTGGGGGGGGGCCGCTGCcggtccccagccccacgggaGGTGCCAGGTCCCGGTTAACCGACATAGTGGGGACCACCCCAGGCTCTACGGGCTGCCCTAG
- the DEF8 gene encoding differentially expressed in FDCP 8 homolog isoform X1, translating to MAYDERLARFRQAHLNPFNKAPEQQERPDGGGPAPARQTEPCPGDPEGALDLGLAEDHFSRPVGLILAPDVQQLRQAIEECKRAILALPEHSERQKDAVVRLIHLRLKLQELKDPSEDEPNIRVVLEHRFYKEKSKSVKQMCDKCSTIIWGLIQTWYTCTGCYYRCHSKCLPLVSKPCVRAKVSHQAEYQLSICPESGLDSQDYRCAECRAPVSLRGVPSEARQCDYTGLYYCSSCHWNDLAVVPARAIHNWDFEPRKVSRCSMRYLALMVSRPVLKLREINPLLFNYVEELVEIRKLRQDILLMKPYFITCKEAMEARLLLQLQDRQHFVENDEMYSLQDLIDIEAGRLSCSLTEIHTLFAKHIKLDCEPHLRLHRLLRRLPPGLLLRQLHHLPQVRPAEPAQAVPLPGPWHRGRALRGGLWPHSCPTAVWGWGGSARQLGPPARGVSSAAWAWTLRWGGAAAGPQPHGRCQVPVNRHSGDHPRLYGLP from the exons ATGGCGTACGACGAGCGGCTGGCCCGCTTTCGCCAGGCCCACCTCAACCCCTTCAACAAGGCCCCCGAGCAGCAGGAGCGGCCCGACGGGGGGGGCCCCGCCCCAG CCCGGCAGACGGAGCCGTGCCCCGGGGACCCCGAGGGTGCCCTGGACCTGGGCCTGGCCGAGGACCACTTCTCCCGGCCCGTg GGCCTGATCCTGGCGCCGGACGTACAGCAGCTGCGGCAGGCCATCGAGGAGTGCAAGCGGGCCATCCTGGCGCTGCCCGAGCACTCTGAGCGCCAGAAGGACGCTGTGGTGCGGCTCATCCACCTCCGCCTcaagctgcaggagctgaag GACCCCAGCGAGGATGAGCCCAACATCCGGGTGGTCCTGGAGCATCGCTTCTACAAGGAGAAGAGCAAGAGTGTGAAGCAGATGTGTGACAAGTGCAGCACCATCATCTGGGGCCTCATCCAGACCTGGTACACCTGCACAG GCTGCTACTACCGGTGCCACAGCAAGTGCCTGCCGCTGGTGAGCAAGCCCTGTGTGCGGGCCAAGGTCAGCCATCAGGCTGAGTACCAGCTCAGCATCTGCCCCGAGAGCGGGCTGGACAGCCAGGACTACCGCTGTGCCGAGTGCCGTGCCCCCGTCTCCCTCC GGGGGGTGCCCAGCGAGGCCCGGCAGTGCGACTACACCGGCCTCTActactgcagcagctgccactggaACGATCTGGCCGTCGTGCCCGCCCGTGCCATCCACAACTGGGACTTCGAGCCACGCAAG GTGTCACGCTGCAGCATGCGGTACCTGGCGCTGATGGTGTCGCGGCCGGTGCTGAAGCTACGGGAGATCAACCCGCTGCTCTTCAACTACgtggaggagctggtggagaTCCGG AAGCTGCGCCAGGACATCCTGCTCATGAAGCCCTACTTCATCACCTGCAAGGAGGCGATGGAGGcgcggctgctgctgcag ctgcaggaccGGCAGCACTTTGTGGAGAACGATGAGATGTACTCGCTGCAGGACCTGATCGACATCGAGGCCGGGCGCCTGAGCTGCTCCCTGACAGAGATCCACACGCTCTTTGCCAAGCACATCAAGCTGGACTGCGAG CCACACCTCCGTCTGCACCGACTGCTCCGCCGTCTTCCACCG ggacTGCTACTACGACAACTCCACCACCTGCCCCAAGTGCGCCCGGCTGAGCCTGCGCAAGCGGTCCCTCTTCCAGGACCCTGGCACAGAGGCAGAGCCCTGAGGGGGGGCCTCtggccccacagctgccccacggctgtgtggggctggggtggctctGCGAGGCAGCTGGGACCACCTGCCCGTGGGGTCAGCAGCGCTGCGTGGGCCTGGACCCTGCGGTGGGGGGGGGCCGCTGCcggtccccagccccacgggaGGTGCCAGGTCCCGGTTAACCGACATAGTGGGGACCACCCCAGGCTCTACGGGCTGCCCTAG
- the DEF8 gene encoding differentially expressed in FDCP 8 homolog isoform X3 → MAYDERLARFRQAHLNPFNKAPEQQERPDGGGPAPARQTEPCPGDPEGALDLGLAEDHFSRPVGLILAPDVQQLRQAIEECKRAILALPEHSERQKDAVVRLIHLRLKLQELKDPSEDEPNIRVVLEHRFYKEKSKSVKQMCDKCSTIIWGLIQTWYTCTGCYYRCHSKCLPLVSKPCVRAKVSHQAEYQLSICPESGLDSQDYRCAECRAPVSLRGVPSEARQCDYTGLYYCSSCHWNDLAVVPARAIHNWDFEPRKVSRCSMRYLALMVSRPVLKLREINPLLFNYVEELVEIRKLRQDILLMKPYFITCKEAMEARLLLQLQDRQHFVENDEMYSLQDLIDIEAGRLSCSLTEIHTLFAKHIKLDCERCQAKGFVCELCKEGDVLFPFDSHTSVCTDCSAVFHRDCYYDNSTTCPKCARLSLRKRSLFQDPGTEAEP, encoded by the exons ATGGCGTACGACGAGCGGCTGGCCCGCTTTCGCCAGGCCCACCTCAACCCCTTCAACAAGGCCCCCGAGCAGCAGGAGCGGCCCGACGGGGGGGGCCCCGCCCCAG CCCGGCAGACGGAGCCGTGCCCCGGGGACCCCGAGGGTGCCCTGGACCTGGGCCTGGCCGAGGACCACTTCTCCCGGCCCGTg GGCCTGATCCTGGCGCCGGACGTACAGCAGCTGCGGCAGGCCATCGAGGAGTGCAAGCGGGCCATCCTGGCGCTGCCCGAGCACTCTGAGCGCCAGAAGGACGCTGTGGTGCGGCTCATCCACCTCCGCCTcaagctgcaggagctgaag GACCCCAGCGAGGATGAGCCCAACATCCGGGTGGTCCTGGAGCATCGCTTCTACAAGGAGAAGAGCAAGAGTGTGAAGCAGATGTGTGACAAGTGCAGCACCATCATCTGGGGCCTCATCCAGACCTGGTACACCTGCACAG GCTGCTACTACCGGTGCCACAGCAAGTGCCTGCCGCTGGTGAGCAAGCCCTGTGTGCGGGCCAAGGTCAGCCATCAGGCTGAGTACCAGCTCAGCATCTGCCCCGAGAGCGGGCTGGACAGCCAGGACTACCGCTGTGCCGAGTGCCGTGCCCCCGTCTCCCTCC GGGGGGTGCCCAGCGAGGCCCGGCAGTGCGACTACACCGGCCTCTActactgcagcagctgccactggaACGATCTGGCCGTCGTGCCCGCCCGTGCCATCCACAACTGGGACTTCGAGCCACGCAAG GTGTCACGCTGCAGCATGCGGTACCTGGCGCTGATGGTGTCGCGGCCGGTGCTGAAGCTACGGGAGATCAACCCGCTGCTCTTCAACTACgtggaggagctggtggagaTCCGG AAGCTGCGCCAGGACATCCTGCTCATGAAGCCCTACTTCATCACCTGCAAGGAGGCGATGGAGGcgcggctgctgctgcag ctgcaggaccGGCAGCACTTTGTGGAGAACGATGAGATGTACTCGCTGCAGGACCTGATCGACATCGAGGCCGGGCGCCTGAGCTGCTCCCTGACAGAGATCCACACGCTCTTTGCCAAGCACATCAAGCTGGACTGCGAG CGCTGCCAGGCAAAGGGCTTTGTCTGCGAGCTCTGCAAGGAGGGCGACGTGCTCTTCCCCTTCGACAGCCACACCTCCGTCTGCACCGACTGCTCCGCCGTCTTCCACCG ggacTGCTACTACGACAACTCCACCACCTGCCCCAAGTGCGCCCGGCTGAGCCTGCGCAAGCGGTCCCTCTTCCAGGACCCTGGCACAGAGGCAGAGCCCTGA
- the TUBB3 gene encoding tubulin beta-3 chain, with translation MSTLAPLRLLREPWNASEGNQSNATAGAGGAWCQGLDIPNELFLVLGLVSLVENLLVVAAILKNRNLHSPTYYFICCLAVSDMLVSVSNLAETLFMLLMEHGVLVIHASIVRHMDNFIDMLICSSVVSSLSFLGVIAVDRYITIFYALRYHSIMTLQRAVVTMASVWLASTVSSTIFITYYNNTTILLCLIGFFLFMLVLMLVLYIHMFALARHHLHSISSQQKQPTVYRSSSLKGAVTLTILLGVFFICWGPFFFHLILIVTCPTNPFCTCFFSYFNLFLILIICNSVIDPLIYAFRSQELRRTLREVVLCSWRRRRRGRPPRSRCRSAPLRLPLPSRSRSAPLRPGSTMREIVHIQAGQCGNQIGAKFWEVISDEHGIDPSGNYVGDSDLQLERISVYYNEASSHKYVPRAILVDLEPGTMDSVRSGAFGHLFRPDNFIFGQSGAGNNWAKGHYTEGAELVDSVLDVVRKECENCDCLQGFQLTHSLGGGTGSGMGTLLISKVREEYPDRIMNTFSVVPSPKVSDTVVEPYNATLSIHQLVENTDETYCIDNEALYDICFRTLKLATPTYGDLNHLVSATMSGVTTSLRFPGQLNADLRKLAVNMVPFPRLHFFMPGFAPLTARGSQQYRALTVPELTQQMFDAKNMMAACDPRHGRYLTVATVFRGRMSMKEVDEQMLAIQSKNSSYFVEWIPNNVKVAVCDIPPRGLKMSSTFIGNSTAIQELFKRISEQFTAMFRRKAFLHWYTGEGMDEMEFTEAESNMNDLVSEYQQYQDATAEEEGEMYEDDEEESEAQGAK, from the exons ATGTCGACGCTGGCCCCCCTGCGCCTGCTGCGCGAGCCCTGGAACGCCAGTGAGGGCAACCAGAGCAATGCCACGGCCGGGGCTGGTGGCGCCTGGTGCCAGGGGCTCGACATCCCCAATGAGCTCTTCcttgtgctggggctggtgagCCTGGTGGAGAACCTGCTGGTGGTGGCCGCCATCCTGAAGAACAGGAACCTGCACTCGCCCACATACTACTTTATCTGCTGCCTGGCTGTCTCCGACATGCTGGTGAGCGTCAGCAACCTGGCGGAGACGCTCTTCATGCTGCTGATGGAGCACGGTGTGCTGGTGATCCACGCCAGCATCGTCCGCCACATGGACAACTTCATCGACATGCTCATCTGCAGCTCCGTTGTgtcttccctctccttcctgggGGTCATCGCTGTGGACCGCTACATCACCATCTTCTACGCCCTACGCTACCACAGCATCATGACGCTGCAACGGGCCGTGGTGACCATGGCCAGTGTCTGGCTGGCCAGCACTGTCTCCAGCACCATCTTCATCACCTACTACAACAACACCACCATCCTCCTCTGCCTCATCGGCTTCTTCCTCTTCATGCTGGTCCTCATGCTGGTGCTCTACATCCACATGTTCGCCCTGGCCCGCCACCACCTCCACAGCATCTCcagccagcagaagcagcccacCGTCTaccgcagcagcagcctgaaggGAGCTGTCACACTGACCATCCTCCTGGGCGTCTTCTTCATCTGCTGGGGGCCCTTCTTCTTCCACCTCATCCTCATCGTCACCTGCCCCACCAACCCCTTCTGCACCTGCTTCTTCAGCTACTTCAAcctcttcctcatcctcatcATCTGCAATTCCGTGATCGATCCCCTCATCTACGCCTTCCGGAGCCAGGAGCTGCGGCGGACGCTGCGGGAGGTGGTGCTGTGCTCCTG GagacggcggcggcggggccgccccccgcgctcCCGGtgccgctccgctccgctccggcTCCCGCTCCCGTCCCGgtcccgctccgctccgctccggcCCGGCAGCACCATGAGGGAGATCGTCCACATCCAGGCGGGGCAATGCGGCAACCAGATCGGCGCCAAG TTCTGGGAGGTGATCAGCGACGAGCACGGCATCGACCCCAGCGGCAACTACGTGGGGGACTCCGACCTGCAGCTGGAGCGCATCAGCGTCTACTACAATGAGGCCTCCT CTCACAAGTACGTGCCTCGTGCCATCCTGGTGGACCTGGAGCCGGGGACGATGGACAGCGTGCGCTCAGGTGCCTTCGGCCACCTCTTCCGCCCAGACAACTTCATCTTCG GGCAGAGTGGGGCCGGGAACAACTGGGCCAAGGGACACTACACGGAGGGGGCCGAGCTGGTGGACTCGGTGCTGGACGTGGTACGGAAGGAATGTGAGAACTGCGACTGCCTGCAGGGCTTCCAGCTGACCCACTCGCTGGGCGGCGGCACCGGCTCCGGCATGGGCACCCTCCTCATCAGCAAGGTGCGAGAGGAGTATCCTGACCGCATCATGAACACTTTCAGCGTGGTGCCATCCCCCAAGGTGTCAGACACGGTGGTGGAGCCCTACAACGCCACGCTGTCCATCCACCAGCTGGTGGAGAACACGGATGAGACCTACTGCATCGACAACGAAGCCCTCTATGACATCTGCTTCCGCACCCTCAAGTTGGCCACCCCCACCTATGGCGACCTCAACCACCTCGTCTCAGCCACCATGAGCGGCGTCACCACCTCCCTCCGCTTTCCTGGCCAACTCAATGCTGACCTCCGCAAGCTGGCCGTCAACATGGTGCCCTTCCCCCGTCTCCACTTCTTCATGCCGGGCTTCGCCCCGCTGACAGCCCGCGGCAGCCAGCAGTACCGCGCCCTTACTGTCCCCGAGCTCACCCAGCAGATGTTTGATGCCAAGAACATGATGGCCGCCTGCGACCCCCGCCATGGCCGCTACCTCACCGTGGCCACTGTCTTCCGAGGCCGCATGTCCATGAAGGAGGTGGACGAGCAGATGCTGGCCATCCAGAGCAAGAACAGCTCCTACTTCGTGGAGTGGATCCCCAACAACGTCAAGGTGGCCGTCTGTGACATCCCTCCCCGGGGGCTCAAGATGTCCTCCACCTTCATTGGCAACAGCACAGCCATCCAGGAGCTCTTCAAACGCATCTCGGAGCAGTTCACGGCCATGTTCCGTCGCAAGGCCTTCCTCCACTGGTACACGGGTGAGGGGATGGACGAGATGGAGTTCACCGAGGCCGAGAGCAACATGAATGACCTGGTGTCCGAGTACCAGCAGTACCAGGATGCCACGGCCGAGGAGGAGGGCGAGATGTATGAGGACGACGAGGAGGAGTCGGAGGCGCAGGGCGCCAAGTGA
- the DEF8 gene encoding differentially expressed in FDCP 8 homolog isoform X4: MAYDERLARFRQAHLNPFNKAPEQQERPDGGGPAPARQTEPCPGDPEGALDLGLAEDHFSRPVGLILAPDVQQLRQAIEECKRAILALPEHSERQKDAVVRLIHLRLKLQELKDPSEDEPNIRVVLEHRFYKEKSKSVKQMCDKCSTIIWGLIQTWYTCTGCYYRCHSKCLPLVSKPCVRAKVSHQAEYQLSICPESGLDSQDYRCAECRAPVSLRGVPSEARQCDYTGLYYCSSCHWNDLAVVPARAIHNWDFEPRKVSRCSMRYLALMVSRPVLKLREINPLLFNYVEELVEIRKLRQDILLMKPYFITCKEAMEARLLLQDLIDIEAGRLSCSLTEIHTLFAKHIKLDCERCQAKGFVCELCKEGDVLFPFDSHTSVCTDCSAVFHRDCYYDNSTTCPKCARLSLRKRSLFQDPGTEAEP, translated from the exons ATGGCGTACGACGAGCGGCTGGCCCGCTTTCGCCAGGCCCACCTCAACCCCTTCAACAAGGCCCCCGAGCAGCAGGAGCGGCCCGACGGGGGGGGCCCCGCCCCAG CCCGGCAGACGGAGCCGTGCCCCGGGGACCCCGAGGGTGCCCTGGACCTGGGCCTGGCCGAGGACCACTTCTCCCGGCCCGTg GGCCTGATCCTGGCGCCGGACGTACAGCAGCTGCGGCAGGCCATCGAGGAGTGCAAGCGGGCCATCCTGGCGCTGCCCGAGCACTCTGAGCGCCAGAAGGACGCTGTGGTGCGGCTCATCCACCTCCGCCTcaagctgcaggagctgaag GACCCCAGCGAGGATGAGCCCAACATCCGGGTGGTCCTGGAGCATCGCTTCTACAAGGAGAAGAGCAAGAGTGTGAAGCAGATGTGTGACAAGTGCAGCACCATCATCTGGGGCCTCATCCAGACCTGGTACACCTGCACAG GCTGCTACTACCGGTGCCACAGCAAGTGCCTGCCGCTGGTGAGCAAGCCCTGTGTGCGGGCCAAGGTCAGCCATCAGGCTGAGTACCAGCTCAGCATCTGCCCCGAGAGCGGGCTGGACAGCCAGGACTACCGCTGTGCCGAGTGCCGTGCCCCCGTCTCCCTCC GGGGGGTGCCCAGCGAGGCCCGGCAGTGCGACTACACCGGCCTCTActactgcagcagctgccactggaACGATCTGGCCGTCGTGCCCGCCCGTGCCATCCACAACTGGGACTTCGAGCCACGCAAG GTGTCACGCTGCAGCATGCGGTACCTGGCGCTGATGGTGTCGCGGCCGGTGCTGAAGCTACGGGAGATCAACCCGCTGCTCTTCAACTACgtggaggagctggtggagaTCCGG AAGCTGCGCCAGGACATCCTGCTCATGAAGCCCTACTTCATCACCTGCAAGGAGGCGATGGAGGcgcggctgctgctgcag GACCTGATCGACATCGAGGCCGGGCGCCTGAGCTGCTCCCTGACAGAGATCCACACGCTCTTTGCCAAGCACATCAAGCTGGACTGCGAG CGCTGCCAGGCAAAGGGCTTTGTCTGCGAGCTCTGCAAGGAGGGCGACGTGCTCTTCCCCTTCGACAGCCACACCTCCGTCTGCACCGACTGCTCCGCCGTCTTCCACCG ggacTGCTACTACGACAACTCCACCACCTGCCCCAAGTGCGCCCGGCTGAGCCTGCGCAAGCGGTCCCTCTTCCAGGACCCTGGCACAGAGGCAGAGCCCTGA